Within Acanthochromis polyacanthus isolate Apoly-LR-REF ecotype Palm Island chromosome 3, KAUST_Apoly_ChrSc, whole genome shotgun sequence, the genomic segment CAGCAGGTCTACCATGCCATTTTTCAGAGCTAATTTTAGTACAGAGTTTTTCATTGAGTGGACTGGCTTGCGGAGGAAAATTAAAGTTGAAACAGTTTCATTAATAATTTAAAGTTGTGATGTTTGAGCTACATTCAAGGTTAAttgcaaaatgtattttctcacAATATGTCACAATATTCCAAGaatacacatttttcttttgactcatcaaaacATTTTGCCACTTATTTTTCAGACTTAATAGGACTAACTGAGTGATTGAAAAATCATCAGCTAGGATTTTATCTTTAGGGACTAGTCGTAGAGGTTCATGAAAGTCTCAGCTAATGTAAGGCAGTGCTACTTTGATCTggtttttaaaactgtaaatattaccAACATGAATGCTACAGTATCAGCAACTGCGTGACGCATTTAAATGTGAGTGAAGAGGCAGAACCTCGTTGCTATGGCGAAGTTTAAAAGGCTGGCCCTCCCATATAATAATGATAACCCAATGTAGCAGAGCTTGTTTACTGGATTTCTACATTTATCTTTGttaattacacaaaacaaacaaggctCAGAGTTATTTCAACCCACAACACAAATCATTTGTAGTATGatgtcataaaaaaaacaatggtcATGCAATGTGAGACAATCTAATTGCAATAACAGTTGAGGAACTGCCCAGGAGTCGTGTTCATATTAAAGTTCACCTCTATAATTACCAATAAGTGCCAACGTTGAGGGTGGCATCATGCGCACATGTACTGACACAATTTTTGACACTTGTACAGCTTGAAACCTGCACACCCAAGCATGTACTCTcaatctgtctctctctctcacacacacacacacacacacacacagggcatGGATATAAGAGAGGCCATCACTCTTGGGCAGACTGCTGTCCAGTCTCCTCTGGCCCCAGCAGAGATCTGCTCTGCTCCTCACCCCACCGTCTCACCTAACATCTCTGACAGCCACAGGCCTGCCGCCCCCTGCCCGCATCATCAATCTGTGCCGGCTCCGGCCCCTCTGATTAATGATGATCTATGCCGGAGGGATAGAGGGCTCAGGGACGGGGGACACGGGGCAAGAAAAGGGGACAGGTGCTGGTGTTCTGACCACCCATGTGATGCCATGATGCCACAGTGCCACACCATGGCGGGCTGGGGCTGCGGTTCAAGAGGGCGAGAAGGGAAGAGGGGGAAAGGACAGGAGGGGCGAGGGGGGAGTGCAGTGACCTTCAAGTTCAGGGGCAGTGGCGCGGGGTCGCACACGGCACCAGCTGGAAATGTCACACTGTCAGATGTCAGCGGGCAGGCTAAGTATAACCTGGTCAGCACCTGGAAGGACGTCCTCTAATTAGAAGCGTGTTGGGCCATGTCGGATCAGACAGGGACAGCACACTTGGTCACCGCCttgcaaacacacataaaaatacacCGTCACATTTaaccatgcatgcacacacatatccGTGTTGTCAGAGAAATCTTTAATTTGTGCTGCAACGTGCAACTGTACGCCTGCTGCGTCACACTGCATTCAAACCCTACATGTCCTCATAAGCCTACTGACTAATACACACTCAACATAATCTTAGATTCTCAaattcttctcctctgtggcctcatgagaacaaaaacaactccaggacgtgcactcacacacaaagTCACACCACTCCAGTGACCTTTTGGATTGTCGCTATAAATAGAGTGTATTTCCACTCAGAATCTATGTTACAGAGCCCAATGAATTATTTAGTAGCCCAATCCAATGGGCAAGTATTTCATTCCTCCATGCTGATGGCTCAAGAACAAAAAGACGGAGAACAGTACCAACAGGAGCAGTTCAGCCAACAACACCAAGCTTACACTTTAGCCTTTTGTCTGTCAAAGTTTCACAATCACAACAGCATCACGAGCATCCGGTCTCTGGCAGATCATTTTGTGAAGTGAACACAGATCGGCAGAGGAGACGGGCATCTCCGGGTGACTGGGCTTCGCTTTTGTGAGCTTCCTGCCTGTGTGACTATGCACCAAGGCCAGTGTCAGCTCCCTGTGCATGATACTGTAAGGCTGGTTTTAACTCGGGTTTGACGATGCTATCAGTTTGTCTCCATGTTATCACACCCCTCTGACACCTGCCACCAACGCTACCTCCATTGCCATTCTCTTGCCTGTTTCTCTCCCCCCCTCGCCGCGCTTTTCTCTTGCGCCTCATCCGTCTCACTGCCAGGCGCTTGTCCACTCCACCTCACCTCTCGCTCCGTGGCCAGGGCTGCCGTCAAATAACTTCATTAGCTTTCCACCTCTGTCACGCCGGCCTGCTCCCCCTCTGACAATTGGCTGCTGTTTTCTCccggacaaaaaaaaaaaaaaaaaagcacaggaCTACGTGGGGCAGGTTGAGAACCCAACAATAGCTGACAGTGTGCTAGACACCGGACAGTGATACTGATGGCTGCAGTGGGGATGTATGGACCAGAGGTCACACACAAAAGGCCTGCCTGTATCTGCTCATGcagagctggaaagcaaaagACACATCAGATTAAATCTAGATGTTCACATCGAGACAAAACTaaggacattttaaaatcagaaacatTCTGAGTCAAACACGGCCCTCACAGTATTTTTACTCTTGAACATACATCAGGTGAACACAAACATTATATCTATAGCTAtgataaagacataaaaatgatggaaaaaaatctacattcaCATGAAGCACTCCGGGTTTTCCCTCTACGGCGTTAAAATTCTACCTCTGCATCATATTACTGGAGCAAAGCACTGCATGCAAGATACTCTCCGAGGAAAAAGATAAATAAGACAACTGCAGAAGCATCATGACAGATGCAACACCTCCCACAACCCCCTGCATGCCAATTATTCACACCCAGCCAGGGTCAAGCTCGTTGTGCCTGTGTCACCGCAGCGGGGGGTTGGGGTGGTGTTCGGAGGGTGTGCAGTGCCCACTGTCATTATTAACTCAGGGTCCACTGGGCACGGGGTAGGGGCTGTGCATTTCAAAGTGCCTCGGTGGCTTTCATCTCTGAATCAAAATGTGGATCACACTGGATAGCTAACGGTTGTGTCAGCGTGCAAGGATAAAAATCAAAGGGTATCAGCGTAACACTCAATGGAAAGCAGAGCAGCCCAAAAAATGATATGCTTATTATGTCAGAGGTCAGGAAGAGTTCACTGGCTTTTTATGCCTGGGGAACTCGATGCAACTCCCTCTTTGCCTCTTACTCCCTCTCCCTCACTTGCTGTCACTTTAtctgtctcttgtttttttttttttttttttttatctttcccTCTGCAGCTTTTTATACGTTTCCCCCTCTCATAGGCCTAGTGGGATTGAGGCACTGAGACAGCAGTGTAAAAGCAGGAGGGATGAGCTGCTCGTGTACACACTCAATCTGGGTTGGCAGGGAGGTCAAAAGAAATGGAGTCTAGAGGTCCCAGGAGGAACTTCCTCACCTCTCCCTCCCTGGCTGCTCCGTGGCATGGGTAAGTCTCACAAAGATCTGAGTCCACTCCCTCTCAGTTTCATAACCTTCTTTCTTAAATTCCACCCCTCAACAAAGAGAGAACTTTGTGATCAAAGAAGCAGTATTCATTAAAACCCATCATCATGCATTCAAGTTCAACATCCTCTCGTCCTGTCTTTTTATATCCTCCCTCACTCTCCTTGAATGATGCCCTGACTAAGATGTCCGCCACTTGACACTGGACTGACATTGCAAGGAGCCATCTTGGCTCCTCCGGGAGTTGCCTGGGCTTGATTGCGCAGTCTGGGAGTGAAGTGCAACTGGCACCCAGGGGGCATCCATGTGGAGCCGGGGCGTGCAGGATCGAGGGGGAGTTAACTAAGCCGGCCCAGTCCCCGTGCATCCTGGCGGGGTCACAGGATGGCGCTGAGGGCGCTAATCATTTCAAATTATGAATTCCTTTTTAATTATGAATTATGCataaatttttaattaatctAATGTTCCCAGGGTTTTTTCCTCCCATCCTCGCTCAAGATCTCAATCTAATTACACAGCATTAAGTGGAAGAGTGGCAGTCGTAGCCTCGACCCTGGCGCTCAACCTCGGTCAACCTTTTTCCATCAATCTTGCCATTGTCTCCAAGCTCATCCTTTGATATTCTGCAACATGGTGAAATGCATCTAAACATGGCCTGGGCCTTGTACACCTGAGGACAGCAGGTTTGTCAAGTTTGTATAGTTTGCTGAAAAAACTTTCAGTAACATTAAGTTATAAAGCTTCAAACTGCAACTTTATCAATAGTGGAAAATATTGTACTATGTGACCACTGTGTGTAAAATGTACTCTTATGAAGGCTTCTCTATTCTCAAACAATCCTTAAGTACATTTATGTATTGTTGCAGCTTCACTCAGCAACCCTGGAATAAATTCATCACCATGTTGTCGGTCATAATACCTACACAAACAAAGAATACTGCAAGCAGGAGGAAGATGCCTAGAGGTTACACTGCTTTGACTCCCCTGACAACTGACAAGATGTGGGTGAGGAAAATTAATCCTTCATTGACTGCTTTCGAGGTGCCCTTGAGCAAATCATTTAGTCCCCAACTGCTTTAGTGAAGCTAATCAGTGGCCAGCAGCAGAGGACTGAAAATGTACTACTGGGCAGCTAttaagtgtcatttttaaacagtGGGCATTCTTGGCTGGataaataatgttaaaaaaaatggtgaaagaaTGTGATATCATTTGGGTATTGTAATGACTCCttttaagtaaataaaatagatttaaaaaatgaaagattatACTGCATGTGCTCTGATGCAGGGGCTACACATTGGTACGtaaatagatttttatgtgCATATTCCACTCTGCTGCAGCCAATTGTGTGCACAGAGGTGCATGTGGGAGATTGCTCTTcagctgaaaaaaatacttaaaaaataaaatattaatcagACCTGTTGTCCACTtgacagagagaaaaagctCCCTGTCGGACTAACTTTAGGTGTCTCATCCCCTCATGTTATGCTTGGAATCCACTTATTATCCTAATATTGTATCTTCCCTCTTGCTTGTTCCAACACATCTTTGTTGTACATAAGAAACAGCATGATACCAGTGAACAAGTCAGATGTGCGCGGCCCAACAGTCTCCAACATTTGTGCATGAACTGAGCATCAACCACTGAGATGTGTCATCttctgaatatatattttgagaGTCAGATCTCTCCTTCCTGTGTTCTTCCCAGTGCTGCATCAGCTGAGCAGGTTTTATGGTGATCTCATTCATATTCAAGCTTTAACAGGAACATACAGCGTACATTAAGTATCCAGgcaagatgatgatgatgtgctAAAACTTGGAATAGAAACACCTTTCTTTATGTAGATGAGCAAagtgtctgtgctcaaaatgctacatatatatataaaacaaactCCTAACCAGTGTGCAGGCATGTGGTATTTTCAAGACAAGACAAATTTGTGCAAATGCTAAAAGTCCATGACCTACTTTGTTTATCATGCTCATGGGAAAGACACTGAAAGCAAGGCTGTGAACAAACCTGTGTGCAGCTAAAAGCATGCATGATATCCCTAAAATGCACAGTAATAGTTAACCAGCTACCCCTGCAAGACCCAACCAGTGCGAttaagtgtgtgttgtgtaaacGATTTCTATTCATTACACCGTTTAAAGACTAACACCGGTGGGAATTTACATTGTTACCCCGCGCTAATGCCCGTAAAACATCATAATGCATTAATGTATGTGCGACTGTAAGGCTAAAACTGTCTATTCACTGCACGTTTGAACTAACTCCCAGACATTTTGGGTTCCCATTGTTTTAAAATCCATTAAAAGCAGTTCAGAGATATACTGCGGCCTTGACCTGAAGCGATAAACATAAAAAGTGTTTACACTTCTTACGAATGTTATTTCTGGTGACGGCGGagaatcaaaacaaaacttaagGCGAAGAGGAGACAACATCTAGCTGGAGATCAGCACGGATGTCTTCATATTCAGCTCCCGAAGAACTGAAATACTTGTGATGAAAGTGCAACTGCAATGACTAGAGTTACAAAGTCAAGTTGAGAAAACGgcacaataaacaaaacaattatGAATTACAGGAGTCACGCCACTCGAGCGTCTGTAAGCTGTTTTTCCATGTATTTTCAAAAACCACATTACCTGACGCAATCTGTCTTGCATTTGGAATGAAGTAACTGAACGTAGTGCTGTCCATATTTAAAACTTTACATTCTATAGGCTCTTACAGGCTTCTGCCATTATACAGGTTCCCAAGATGGTCTGCACCGACTGAATTAGAGCCAGCAGTGATCATTCAATCAATCAGTttactgaaagaaaataaatagtaaaaaagtTTTATAGTATATTAATTGTTGGAGTAATCTTTAAAAGCAAAAAGTTCTAACTTTTCAAATTTGACTATATGATGTTTTCTTGATATTGTATGATAGCAAACTTAGTATGTTCAGATTTTTGACTGCTGAATGTCATAATGAGCAAAATTAATGAGGCAGGATTTGATATTTCTTGACATTTTCATACAGTTTtgataaaaagataaaagaaacgAAATGATGCAAACCTGAAAGCTTCATAAGCAAGTCAGTGGCTGTTTTGGTAGTGATGTCAGGGCTGAAGAGCGAGGCCGTGGTTGGACCACTAGGACTGGATCTGACCCCAACTCCAGGTAGATCCAGGGAGTTGGCACTGCTGCTGGGACGGTCCCTGCAGATGCTAAAGGGTGAGAGCACGGACAGGTCTCTTTCCTGTGGCTCCTCcttgatgtggacatgattgGAGGAAGCCTCGACCGGAGGCGACGTCTGCTGCTGAGTGTCGGAGTGCAGCGGGGACACCTCTGTCCCCCTCAGGTCTGTGGAACCACTGTCACCCATCAGGGAGCCCTCGCCCTCTGTGTCGGTGGTGAGCTCCTCTTTCACCTTGACGTCTGTGCGGGGGAAGTGCTGGTGGCAGCGCATGTGAAGCTTCAAGCTGAAGTGACGGGAGGAGGTAAAGGGACAGAGTTCGCACTGAAATGTCTCACCCCGGTCCTGGTGCTGATGTACCTGTAAAAGGAGGACAGGTTTAAGTGTCAAATCACTGCAGGACACCAAGAGGACAGCAAGGGCTATTTGCTTCCTTCCAGTAATGTTTATCTTGAGGGTACAACAAACACGCCACAGAGTTAAATCCTACAGAGGGTATGTCAGCAGAGTACCTAAAGCATGCACCTCATTTAATTTTAACAATTATTTTCCAAGCGCAATAATAAGCACTGATTAGAAGAGACATGGGTGGGGTGACGAGGGGtaacaagatgaaaaaaaaatccatattatCTAACCTTCATGTGGGACTTGAGATTGTCTTTTCGAGCACAGCGGAAAGGACACAGCGGACACTGATGGCTTTTCAAGCCCGTGTGGATGACCATGTGTCTCTTCCAGTAGCTCTTGCGTTTGATGACCAGTCCACACACAGGACACTGGAATGGTTTGCCACCATCCTCAGGGGAGCCTTGAGGGAACCAAAAGACTGTTAGCATTTACAAGAAACACCCAACGGCTGTCAGAATTGAGGTTTGAGTCTTTGGTGCACGAAAAAGCGTGCCGTTTTACTAAAATGCACCTTTGTTAttgtaaagaaatgcaaaatcatCTCTTAAATAAGCGAGTAACTCAGAATATGCGCAGATCAGAGACAATGTCTGCACACCTAATGATGAAAACCATCAAGGGAAATGCCAGCTGGAAGCAATGGAACAATGAAAGTAAAAACTCAGGCATGTTTTAGTATCTCGATTATTGTTGTTGGCTTCATATCCGGCATCCATTACTGTTTAATTGGTCTTATTAGAAAGAGGCATGATTGCATTACAAATTCTACAAGGGCCTGTCAGGATGGCTTCATAAGTATTCTAGTGCCGTTCCTTGAAAAACATCTGGTAATCAGTGTTTGGTGAAATTACTGTGCTCAGCCATTCATTGACCTGAGGTGTAAAACCTCGAGACTGCCTATTTGCAACAATAAACCGCCATCTGCGGCCCAACCTCTCCAAGCACAGCAGAGATcacaatgcaaaaatgacttCTGCTTACTCTAAGTTGAGGCGaatgaagcagaaataaacaggaGGGAAGAAAATGTGTGTGAGTTTGTTGTCTCAGtctgaaaatgtcttatttCCTACGAAATCACAATCGTGTAtcagaaaaagagagaacaaGCTTCCCTCAAACCTGCAGAGTGCAGAACATGCCCGTGTGATGCAGTTTTATAGGGGAACCGGCAAAGGACgacaataaaacaagacatgacAGTCAATAATCAAGGTCACATTTTTCAGTCTGGCGACCAAACAACTACCTGCATTTTTACAGTGCTGCTCGACCTTGACGGCACGACGGGTTAGAGCAGACCCCCTTTTTAGCATGCAGATCACAGAATATTACATCGACTGCCTCATCTGTCTGAAGTCAATTTGATCCAGCCATTTTAGATTTGGCGGGGTTGCGACACAATCCCTCAAAAGTGCCCATCCATCTCCCGGAAAACATTCTGTTCTCCCTTAAGGCTACTTAGTTAGAGCCTGCACTTTGAAGCTTTCTCTCTCCCTATCCAAGAGTGAGATCTTTGTGTGCACCCTTGTTTGGTGTACATGTCTACAGTACACTCTTACAGACTCTACTGCATGGCCATTTGTGagtaacagagagagagagtacaAGAGGGGAAAAggaacagagaaagagagagagcgagtATGTGCACGCATCTGTATCCAGTCAGTGGAAAGTATGATGTGTTTGGCCTTAAGTCTGCTGTGCTGATCAGTGCAGAGGGCTCTGGTTAGTGGGGGCTGAAGCCAGGAGGAGGCTGCCGAGATGGATATGGACTCCAGGGCTCCCTGCTGTGTCGAGCACACACTGACGGCCCCCTTTTGGCAGCACGCACATCCGAGCACAAACGAGCTGGTCTGGGAAGGCAGTGAGGTCTCAGTCGGAACCCCCCGTCGAGCCCACAGACCATTTCCCAGACTAGAAGGCCAGCCAGGGCTGTTTTCTCTCGGCTATGCTCTCTGCTCGGCTGACAGTTAAGCTGAGGCTACACTACTTGCTACTTCAGCGCCAGTGAGGTGAGAACAAAACCATTACAAAACTAGGGAAAACATGTCATGGAAGTTCAGAGTTGTGCTTTTCTGATGGTGTTTTGGTGACAAGTAAACCTACCACTGCTAGTGTCCCACACAATGACAACAGAGATCTCCATATCTGTTTGGAGTTGTAGTTACATAGCAAAACACTATTCAACAGTAATAATTTGCATTTCATAGTCTTGGATCTTTGGTAAATGCCAAATGGGGAAAAGtataataattataaaaatatttttcttgactATCAGCTAAATTTGTATGAAtgcttttcaaaagaaaaaggcatagtgaaggaggaggaaaactTTCTGTAAAAGTAGTGCTGCTGAAATGATCTTTCACATTTGCTGTTATTCTCTACACAACCCTACAGTCACTTGACTTAATTGTAGCAACATTGTTTGGGCTTGATTTGACTGATTGTGTGAttaacacaaagcaacaattaaatgtgtttaagtGATTTGCAACTGTGTCTTCCTTGAAGAACGAATACTTTCGAACCggaaaaatatctaaaactgGAGTACAGCCGAGCCGTCATCTCTACTGGTGTGATCATTATATTGATGAATGTATTAAAATTCCAACAATGTTTAAGTGATTCTAAAATGTGTATTCTGactgtattttacatttagatTACCTGCTTGGTTGTTGGGTTTGCCTCTGCCCTTTGGAGTAGAGGGCAGCAGCAACTCTAGGCTCTGGGTGGGTGTAGAGGGCGTGGGCGCCTTCTGGTTCTTGTCCAGCAGGGGCTTCACATCCTCTTGGAGGACCCCAGCAGTTGCCAAGGGAGAACCGTCCTTCTTCTCTGCCAGCAGGTTTCCTGCTGCCCTGGCAGCCACCTCTTTGAGCAAGGCAGCAGAGGAGGTCATTGACACGAGTGAGAGAAAGGAACTTGCTGAGGATTGGTGGTCCGTAGCAGCACTGGTCGTTGACGAGGCTTGGCTCCGCTCGCTCACTTTCTTGGAAAGTGCAGCAAGGGTGGAGCTAGCTGACTGCGGGCTAAACGGAGAGTTGAAGGCATCAAAGCGCACCACATCATCTCCTCGACCACCCCCTCCCAGGGTGGGCACTGCAGACGAggcagaggtggaggaggaggaagatgttgTTGAAGAGGAGGCCACGGCATTTTTGTCTTGAAGAACAGcatttgctgctgcttttaactTCTGGATTGCAGAGTCCGGGGACAGGCTGGAGCCGCAGGGTGTGGAACAGCTGGCCGGTGGCCACTTATCTGCAACACCTGCCCATACAAAACCACTGCCATTGCTAGGGGTGACAGAGTTAAAGGGGTCGAGGGGCTCTTGCTTAATGTTGGTGACTGAGGGTGCCAAGGAGGCTGGTGAGGCTGAGccactgttattgttgttattggcCAGTTTTCGGGCAAGAGCACTTAACTGCTGGGCATGATGGGAAGATGGGGACAGGGTCAAAGGTGGCGCTAGAGCTATTGGAGGAGACTCCCCCCCAGCACCTCCTCTGGATGACCGACCCAGGAGCTCCCCAGTGTCAAGTTTCAGTGACCCCGCCTCGAGGAGGCGCCGCAGGTTGCTGCTGAGCGGTTTTCCCAGCGCTCGAGATGCCGCCTCACCATACAGCGATGACACCACGGAGGAGAGTGTGTCCTGGGCCGAGAATGCACCTCCATCCAGTCCAAGAAGTTCCAAAGAGGCACGATGGACGGGTGTGGGGCAACCCAGTGAGCTCTCTCCTCCACAGGTATCGTGTTCCCCGGACCCAGCGCTGGCTCCAGGTCGTTCATCAGGAGAGGAGCCCCTGGGCAGGAGGAGCTCATCCTGGGTGTCTCCAAAAGACGACGACTCTGAGCGTGTGTCAGAGGCATTCCCAAACCAGCCTTCCTCCTCCACAGCACCGCCATCAGGCCCTCCGTCCTCATTGCTGTCCACATCTGAAAAAGAGGAGCGAATCAGACAATttagtcagcagcagcagtaataaATGCATTGCAAGTGCTGTGACAAAGTTATCACCATGTTGCTCTAATGAACAGACTAGACATTATTTTTCTGCCAAACACTTTGAAAATTACAACCTGCTTTTATGTGTATGTTAATGACGTTGGCAAGCAAATATCAATCTGTACAATGTGAAGCCTAACTGGGAGAACAAATTTTCAGATCCAACAAAACAAGCCCAAATCAAATGGCATTTTAAAGTGGCCAAAATACATCATAGTGCTCAGCAAGGAGACCACTAAAATGACTTCCAGCCCAAATTCAACCTTTTTCTTATATAATGGCAGCTTTTCACAAGGCACATCCAAGATGTTTGAGTAATTTagattttctgtccttttttttaaccatattttTCCCACCCTTGGTCTGGAAGAGCCTAGTAaaggggttaccatgacaacggGTCCTTCTGGGAGGCTAGACAGCAAAGATTAGGGTAATGGAGGTTACAGAACTAGATTAATATTCATGAGCCTGCAGATACCACCAGGGAGCCAATAAGGATAGGGTTAAGGTCACCAAGGGTCATTAATATACACTTCATGTATCAATATTCATAAGCAAAACATTACAGCTTGCCAGACAAGGGC encodes:
- the znf827 gene encoding zinc finger protein 827 isoform X2; its protein translation is MPRRKQEQPKRLPSHVDSNEDGGPDGGAVEEEGWFGNASDTRSESSSFGDTQDELLLPRGSSPDERPGASAGSGEHDTCGGESSLGCPTPVHRASLELLGLDGGAFSAQDTLSSVVSSLYGEAASRALGKPLSSNLRRLLEAGSLKLDTGELLGRSSRGGAGGESPPIALAPPLTLSPSSHHAQQLSALARKLANNNNNSGSASPASLAPSVTNIKQEPLDPFNSVTPSNGSGFVWAGVADKWPPASCSTPCGSSLSPDSAIQKLKAAANAVLQDKNAVASSSTTSSSSSTSASSAVPTLGGGGRGDDVVRFDAFNSPFSPQSASSTLAALSKKVSERSQASSTTSAATDHQSSASSFLSLVSMTSSAALLKEVAARAAGNLLAEKKDGSPLATAGVLQEDVKPLLDKNQKAPTPSTPTQSLELLLPSTPKGRGKPNNQAGSPEDGGKPFQCPVCGLVIKRKSYWKRHMVIHTGLKSHQCPLCPFRCARKDNLKSHMKVHQHQDRGETFQCELCPFTSSRHFSLKLHMRCHQHFPRTDVKVKEELTTDTEGEGSLMGDSGSTDLRGTEVSPLHSDTQQQTSPPVEASSNHVHIKEEPQERDLSVLSPFSICRDRPSSSANSLDLPGVGVRSSPSGPTTASLFSPDITTKTATDLLMKLSAANQRETLKSPFHLKEEPKVEEALSPRPSSQSQSQVQPSFPVTFCQDGPAGAVGGTERSGPLKPREGSPMAKNSLLSQDINVKVASELLIKLSENNKDAQYQKVKVKAEPMEVDPPPSEPSPPASHLLAFSTLGASEKSEPMSNLPETLACPQKDLFSQDISVKMASELLFKLSEKVSKANNHKDSNMVGINSPFLDECFRQSPFNSRSKSSSPAEASSSTRAAFHDSEKDDGEPGNGIAQWRLNEQLFPCPVCGKVFGRQQTLSRHLSLHTEERKYKCHLCPYAAKCRANLNQHLTIHSVKLVNTDAEQIVSAVTADSAERKNCPYYYSCHVCGFQTELNAQFVSHMSLHVDKEQWMFSLCCSVCDYVCMEENDMKSHISTGHAGLNSRSPLSETKSTSSSLSALSDSLNSSEGGDLTHGNEELKSLLAPPSSAGSQSSSGSHSGSGTEDKSDKGFECVFCNFVCKTRSMYERHLQIHLITRMFECDVCHKFLKTPEQLLEHKKCHTIPSGGLKVCEALWGPEQMKGAI